In Vibrio tritonius, the following are encoded in one genomic region:
- a CDS encoding YigZ family protein, whose product MNIQPYLIPLAAVQFEEEIKKSTFITYLAHTPSIEDAKAFVDSIKQKHSDARHNCWGFVAGRPQDSMKWGFSDDGEPSGTAGKPILAQLAGSNVGEITAVVTRYYGGIQLGTGGLVKAYGGGVQQALKLLQTIEKKITIKLNLTLDYALVPLTQSIMAQFQAIEVEADYSEKVAFVIELECLQVEAFTQTIINKSGAKVIVAHNDNV is encoded by the coding sequence ATGAATATTCAGCCTTATCTCATTCCTTTAGCAGCCGTTCAGTTTGAAGAAGAGATTAAAAAAAGCACCTTTATTACCTATCTAGCGCATACGCCTTCTATTGAAGATGCGAAGGCTTTTGTTGATTCCATTAAGCAGAAACACTCTGATGCTCGACATAATTGCTGGGGATTTGTTGCTGGAAGACCACAAGATTCGATGAAATGGGGATTTAGTGATGATGGAGAGCCATCAGGAACGGCTGGAAAACCCATTTTGGCTCAGTTAGCTGGCTCAAATGTTGGTGAAATAACTGCCGTTGTGACTCGATATTACGGTGGTATACAGTTAGGCACTGGAGGACTTGTTAAGGCTTACGGTGGTGGAGTGCAACAAGCACTTAAGTTGCTTCAAACAATTGAGAAAAAAATCACAATTAAGTTAAACCTAACGTTAGACTACGCATTAGTTCCATTAACTCAATCGATTATGGCTCAGTTCCAAGCAATTGAAGTAGAAGCTGACTATAGTGAAAAAGTAGCATTTGTTATTGAATTGGAATGCTTACAAGTTGAGGCTTTTACTCAGACCATTATTAACAAAAGTGGAGCAAAGGTCATCGTCGCTCATAATGATAACGTATAG
- the fadB gene encoding fatty acid oxidation complex subunit alpha FadB — translation MIYQSSTLFLQERTKHIVELCFSSSSSVNKLDLETLQHLDKALDKLYQYQGLAGLILTTNKSTFIVGADITQFLTLFTRPTSELTYWLKYANHIFNRLEDLPVPTVSALTGHVLGGGCECVLATDFRIASTTTSIGLPETKLGIIPGFGGTVRLPRLIGADSAMEAITKGKAYTAEQALKLGIIDAIVEQDILVNSALDTLQSAIQGKLDWKTRRTNKTQPLKLPQAEQKLCFQVAKSIIKNLSGKHYPAPLAAVNTISEAAMMKREQALDVERKHFIELAQSQQAHALIGLFLNDQQLKSSAKQAVQLTLSSFSSVGVIGAGIMGGGIAYQAAAKNMAVVVKDIQQTALDLGLSEAANLLSKQLEKGKIDTQEQAQVLNRITPTLHYAELESVPIVIEAVIENPKVKGSVLAEIEQVVSENTIIASNTSTIPINVLAQSLTKPERFCGMHFFNPVHRMPLVEIIRGKKTSEETIAQVVFLSLKMGKSPVVVNDCPGFFVNRVLFPYLTAFRLLVQDGADFSRIDQVMEQQFGWPMGPAYLLDVVGLDTAHHAQQVMDNSYPERATKVTKDIVTELYNLGLYGQKSRSGFYDYSKQQQKTKSASEQVLTLVKEINSSPVLNDSNEELIDRMMIPMINEVLLCLEQGIVSSAAEADMALVYGLGFPAFRGGVCRYLDQLGMQTYFDKLEKYKHLGPIYQAPPLLITMINNHNTFYSSQYQSRLPKTSVNSCHKGAES, via the coding sequence ATGATCTACCAATCCAGCACCCTTTTCTTACAAGAACGAACAAAGCATATTGTTGAACTTTGTTTTTCCTCGTCTAGTTCAGTGAATAAACTTGATCTAGAAACCCTGCAACACCTTGATAAAGCCCTAGATAAACTTTATCAATATCAGGGATTAGCCGGGCTTATACTCACTACCAATAAATCAACATTTATTGTTGGTGCAGATATTACCCAATTTTTGACTCTATTTACCCGTCCGACAAGTGAACTTACTTATTGGCTCAAATACGCTAATCATATATTCAATCGGCTAGAGGATTTGCCAGTACCAACGGTATCCGCCTTAACCGGACATGTTCTTGGCGGGGGATGTGAGTGTGTACTTGCTACCGACTTTCGGATTGCTAGCACAACCACCAGCATTGGATTACCAGAAACTAAGCTGGGTATCATTCCCGGCTTTGGCGGAACAGTTCGGCTACCAAGATTGATTGGTGCAGATTCAGCAATGGAAGCCATAACCAAAGGCAAAGCTTACACCGCAGAACAAGCCTTAAAACTCGGAATAATCGATGCCATTGTAGAACAGGACATATTAGTCAATAGCGCTCTAGACACATTACAGTCAGCCATCCAAGGTAAGCTTGACTGGAAAACCAGAAGAACAAATAAAACTCAACCGTTAAAACTCCCCCAAGCAGAGCAAAAGCTTTGCTTCCAAGTCGCTAAATCCATCATTAAGAATCTATCCGGCAAACACTATCCAGCTCCTTTAGCTGCTGTAAACACAATAAGTGAAGCCGCTATGATGAAGAGAGAGCAGGCTTTGGATGTCGAAAGAAAACACTTTATTGAATTGGCACAATCACAACAAGCTCATGCTTTAATTGGTTTATTCTTAAATGACCAACAACTTAAATCTTCAGCCAAACAAGCCGTGCAGCTAACGCTAAGTTCTTTCTCATCAGTTGGTGTCATCGGTGCGGGCATTATGGGAGGAGGTATAGCTTACCAAGCAGCTGCTAAAAACATGGCTGTTGTGGTTAAAGATATCCAACAAACCGCTTTAGACCTTGGCTTATCTGAAGCTGCCAATTTACTGAGTAAGCAACTCGAAAAAGGGAAAATAGATACTCAAGAACAAGCACAAGTACTCAATAGGATTACGCCAACGCTTCACTATGCAGAACTAGAATCTGTGCCAATAGTCATAGAAGCTGTTATAGAAAATCCTAAAGTTAAAGGCTCGGTACTTGCTGAAATAGAACAAGTAGTATCTGAAAACACCATTATCGCTTCGAATACTTCCACCATTCCTATCAATGTGTTAGCTCAATCATTAACAAAACCAGAACGGTTTTGTGGCATGCATTTCTTTAATCCAGTTCATCGCATGCCTTTGGTGGAAATCATTCGAGGCAAAAAAACATCTGAAGAGACTATTGCTCAAGTCGTGTTCCTCTCATTAAAAATGGGCAAGTCGCCAGTTGTCGTCAATGACTGCCCCGGTTTCTTTGTTAATCGGGTCTTATTTCCCTACCTCACTGCTTTTCGCCTATTAGTTCAAGATGGCGCCGACTTCTCTCGAATAGATCAAGTGATGGAACAGCAATTTGGATGGCCAATGGGGCCTGCTTATTTATTGGATGTCGTTGGACTTGATACGGCTCATCACGCACAGCAAGTCATGGATAACAGCTATCCAGAGCGAGCGACCAAAGTAACAAAAGACATCGTTACCGAACTGTACAACCTAGGCTTATATGGACAAAAGAGTCGCAGCGGTTTCTACGATTATTCTAAGCAACAGCAAAAAACCAAGTCAGCGAGTGAGCAAGTACTTACCTTAGTTAAGGAAATAAATTCTTCGCCTGTATTAAACGATTCAAACGAAGAACTGATAGACCGAATGATGATACCCATGATCAATGAGGTGCTACTTTGTTTAGAGCAAGGGATCGTGTCCTCTGCTGCAGAGGCCGATATGGCACTTGTTTATGGGTTAGGTTTTCCTGCTTTTCGTGGCGGGGTATGTCGCTACCTCGATCAACTAGGTATGCAGACATATTTCGATAAATTAGAAAAATATAAACATCTAGGCCCCATCTATCAGGCTCCACCACTACTCATTACCATGATAAACAACCATAACACCTTCTATTCCAGTCAATATCAAAGCCGTTTACCTAAAACATCTGTAAATAGCTGCCATAAAGGAGCCGAGTCATGA
- the fadA gene encoding acetyl-CoA C-acyltransferase FadA, with amino-acid sequence MRRVVVIDCLRTPMGRSKHGSFRHQRAEDLSAHLMQKILTNYPQLDPSLIEDIYWGCVQQTLEQGFNVARNSALLAGLPTSIGAVTVNRLCGSSMQAVHDASRAIMVGDADICLAGGVEHMGHIPMTHGIDIHPQLSKYAAKASGMMGITAEALAQTYQITREEQDSFAYQSHIKASHAAKTGLFQREICPTIGHADDGSLRLIDEDEVIRHNPSLEALRNLTPAFDPLHGTVTAGSSSAIADGAAILLLAYEATALELGLPIRAYIRSMAVAGCEPAQMGLGPVPATNKALIRAKLTLDHIQCIELNEAFAAQSLACIKNLNLTERMIDINPHGGAIALGHPLGCSGARICTTLINTMEQQSAKYGLATMCIGFGQGIATIFEKP; translated from the coding sequence ATGAGACGAGTCGTCGTTATTGATTGTCTACGAACACCTATGGGCCGCTCTAAGCACGGATCCTTTCGCCATCAACGTGCAGAGGATCTTTCTGCACACCTAATGCAAAAGATCCTAACAAACTATCCACAACTTGATCCCAGCTTGATCGAAGATATTTATTGGGGCTGTGTTCAACAAACATTAGAACAAGGATTTAATGTCGCGAGAAATTCAGCATTACTCGCAGGATTGCCCACTTCAATAGGAGCTGTCACTGTTAATCGACTGTGCGGTTCATCGATGCAAGCCGTTCATGATGCATCTCGCGCCATCATGGTTGGGGACGCGGATATTTGTTTAGCCGGTGGAGTTGAACATATGGGGCATATTCCTATGACTCATGGTATCGATATTCATCCTCAACTCAGCAAATACGCCGCAAAGGCATCAGGAATGATGGGTATTACAGCGGAGGCATTGGCTCAAACCTATCAAATTACAAGGGAAGAACAAGACAGCTTTGCTTATCAATCCCATATCAAAGCAAGCCATGCGGCAAAAACAGGTCTGTTTCAACGGGAAATCTGCCCAACAATAGGCCACGCTGACGATGGTTCACTGAGATTAATTGATGAAGATGAAGTGATACGCCATAACCCTTCACTAGAAGCATTGAGGAACCTCACGCCGGCATTTGACCCATTACACGGAACAGTAACCGCAGGAAGTTCCTCAGCCATAGCTGACGGAGCGGCAATATTACTACTAGCTTATGAAGCTACAGCCTTAGAACTTGGCTTACCAATTCGAGCTTATATCCGCTCAATGGCAGTTGCAGGATGTGAACCTGCACAAATGGGCTTAGGTCCAGTACCAGCAACAAATAAAGCATTAATTCGAGCGAAGTTAACTCTAGACCATATCCAATGCATCGAACTCAATGAGGCATTTGCCGCACAATCATTAGCATGCATTAAAAATCTCAACCTGACAGAAAGAATGATAGACATTAATCCCCATGGCGGTGCGATCGCATTAGGTCATCCTCTTGGATGCTCCGGGGCAAGAATATGTACGACACTTATCAATACTATGGAACAACAGTCGGCAAAATATGGTCTCGCCACTATGTGTATAGGCTTTGGGCAAGGTATTGCTACGATTTTCGAAAAACCGTAA
- the glmU gene encoding bifunctional UDP-N-acetylglucosamine diphosphorylase/glucosamine-1-phosphate N-acetyltransferase GlmU translates to MKFSAVILAAGKGTRMHSALPKVLHTLAGKPMVKHVIDTCSGLGVQNIHLVYGHGGDLMQKTLAEESVNWVLQAEQLGTGHAVNQAAPHFTDDEKVLILYGDVPLISEETLERMLDGQPEGGIGLLTVVMDNPTGYGRIVRENNSVVAIVEQKDATEEQKAIQEINTGVMVADGRDLKRWLSGLTNDNAQGEYYLTDIIAAAHQEGRLIQSIHPVQDSEVEGVNDRVQLAKLERIFQQEQAHKLLVQGVMLRDPSRFDLRGELQCGKDVEIDVNVIIEGKVTIGDNVVIGAGSVLTDCEIDDNTIIRPYSVIENATVGENCTVGPFSRLRPGADLRNDSHVGNFVEVKNARLGEGSKANHLTYVGDAEIGQRVNLGAGVITCNYDGANKHKTIIGDDVFVGSDTQLVAPVNVANGVTIGAGTTVTKDITNESELVITRAKERRISGWVRPTKKK, encoded by the coding sequence ATGAAATTCAGTGCAGTGATTCTTGCCGCAGGTAAAGGCACACGGATGCATTCTGCTTTGCCAAAAGTACTTCATACTTTGGCTGGTAAACCAATGGTTAAACATGTCATCGATACATGTAGCGGTCTTGGAGTGCAAAACATTCACCTAGTGTATGGTCACGGCGGTGATTTGATGCAAAAAACATTGGCAGAAGAATCTGTTAATTGGGTTTTGCAAGCGGAACAATTGGGGACGGGTCATGCAGTCAACCAAGCTGCGCCTCATTTTACCGATGACGAGAAAGTTCTGATTTTGTACGGAGACGTTCCGTTGATTTCAGAAGAAACCTTAGAACGCATGCTCGATGGACAACCAGAAGGTGGTATTGGGCTTTTAACTGTCGTAATGGATAACCCAACAGGTTATGGTCGTATTGTTCGTGAGAACAATTCCGTTGTTGCTATCGTTGAGCAAAAAGATGCAACGGAAGAGCAAAAAGCGATTCAAGAAATTAACACCGGGGTGATGGTTGCTGATGGCCGAGATTTGAAACGTTGGTTGTCTGGCCTAACTAATGATAATGCTCAAGGTGAATACTACTTAACCGATATTATCGCAGCTGCACACCAAGAAGGTCGTTTAATTCAATCTATTCATCCTGTGCAAGACAGTGAAGTTGAAGGTGTTAATGACCGCGTACAACTGGCTAAATTGGAACGTATTTTCCAACAAGAACAGGCTCATAAGTTGCTTGTTCAAGGCGTGATGCTACGTGATCCATCTCGTTTTGATTTACGAGGCGAGTTGCAGTGCGGTAAAGATGTAGAGATCGATGTGAACGTGATCATCGAAGGTAAAGTGACCATTGGTGATAACGTTGTGATCGGTGCCGGTTCCGTTCTGACTGACTGTGAGATTGATGACAACACGATTATTCGCCCATACAGCGTGATTGAAAACGCAACGGTTGGCGAAAATTGTACTGTAGGTCCATTCTCCCGTCTTCGTCCTGGTGCGGATCTACGTAATGATTCACATGTGGGCAATTTTGTTGAAGTTAAAAATGCCCGACTAGGTGAAGGTTCTAAAGCTAATCACCTCACCTATGTTGGTGACGCAGAAATTGGTCAGCGTGTAAATCTTGGTGCCGGTGTGATTACTTGTAACTATGACGGTGCGAATAAACATAAGACAATTATCGGTGATGATGTCTTTGTTGGTTCAGACACTCAGTTGGTGGCTCCGGTTAATGTTGCTAATGGCGTTACTATCGGTGCTGGTACTACGGTCACTAAAGATATCACCAATGAAAGTGAGTTAGTGATTACTCGCGCTAAAGAGCGCCGTATCTCTGGTTGGGTACGCCCAACTAAGAAAAAGTAG
- a CDS encoding F0F1 ATP synthase subunit epsilon: protein MAAITFHLDVVSAEKKIFSGLVETFQVTGSEGELGIFHGHTPLLTAIKPGMVRIVKLHGHEEIIYVSGGIVEVQPGSATVLADTAIRGEDLDAAKAEEAKQRAEEHIKNQHGDMDFAQAASELAKAMAQLRVIELTKKRR, encoded by the coding sequence ATGGCAGCAATAACCTTTCACTTGGATGTTGTTAGTGCTGAGAAGAAAATCTTCTCTGGCCTAGTTGAAACATTTCAGGTGACCGGTAGCGAAGGTGAACTTGGTATTTTCCATGGTCACACACCGCTGCTGACCGCTATCAAGCCTGGTATGGTGCGCATTGTTAAACTCCATGGCCACGAAGAAATCATTTATGTTTCTGGTGGTATTGTAGAAGTTCAGCCTGGTTCAGCAACTGTGCTGGCTGATACTGCAATCCGTGGGGAAGACCTTGATGCAGCTAAGGCAGAAGAAGCCAAACAACGTGCTGAGGAACACATTAAGAATCAGCATGGTGACATGGACTTCGCTCAAGCGGCCAGTGAACTGGCTAAAGCCATGGCTCAGCTACGAGTAATCGAACTGACCAAAAAACGTCGTTAA
- the atpD gene encoding F0F1 ATP synthase subunit beta yields MATGKIVQIIGAVVDVEFPQSEVPSVYDALNVVEATGRLVLEVQQQLGGGVVRAIVMGSSDGLRRGMTVENTGAPISVPVGTKTLGRIMNVLGDAIDERGDIGSETQYSIHREAPSYEEQSNATELLETGVKVIDLICPFAKGGKIGLFGGAGVGKTVNMMELINNIALKHSGLSVFAGVGERTREGNDFYHEMQEAGVVNLEKPEESKVAMVYGQMNEPPGNRLRVALTGLTMAERFRDEGRDVLLFIDNIYRYTLAGTEVSALLGRMPSAVGYQPTLAEEMGVLQERITSTRTGSITSVQAVYVPADDLTDPSPATTFAHLDATVVLNRNIASMGLYPAIDPLDSTSRQLDPLVVGQEHYDIARGVQQTLQRYKELKDIIAILGMDELSEDDKQVVARARKIERFLTQPYHVAEVFTGDPGIYVPLKDTLSGFKGLLNGDYDDIPEQAFMYCGTIEDAVAKAKKM; encoded by the coding sequence ATGGCTACAGGTAAGATCGTACAGATCATCGGCGCAGTAGTCGACGTGGAGTTCCCACAGAGCGAAGTACCTAGTGTTTACGATGCTCTTAACGTTGTTGAAGCGACAGGACGTCTAGTTCTTGAAGTGCAACAGCAACTTGGCGGTGGCGTTGTGCGCGCAATCGTAATGGGTAGCTCGGATGGTTTACGTCGCGGAATGACAGTAGAAAATACTGGCGCTCCAATTTCAGTGCCAGTAGGTACTAAGACCCTAGGTCGTATCATGAACGTTCTTGGTGACGCGATTGATGAGCGTGGTGATATTGGTTCTGAAACTCAGTACTCAATTCACCGCGAAGCACCAAGCTACGAAGAGCAGTCGAACGCGACTGAACTTCTAGAAACTGGTGTAAAAGTTATCGACTTGATTTGCCCATTCGCTAAGGGTGGTAAAATCGGTCTGTTTGGTGGTGCAGGTGTTGGTAAGACCGTTAACATGATGGAGCTTATCAACAACATCGCACTGAAACACTCGGGCCTATCTGTATTTGCTGGTGTTGGTGAGCGTACTCGTGAGGGTAATGACTTCTACCACGAAATGCAGGAAGCTGGCGTTGTGAACCTAGAAAAACCTGAAGAATCTAAGGTAGCGATGGTTTACGGTCAGATGAACGAGCCACCAGGCAACCGTCTTCGTGTTGCGCTTACTGGCTTGACTATGGCAGAGCGTTTCCGTGATGAAGGTCGTGACGTACTATTGTTCATCGATAACATCTACCGTTACACCTTGGCAGGGACAGAAGTATCTGCACTGCTAGGTCGTATGCCTTCAGCTGTAGGTTACCAACCAACACTAGCTGAAGAGATGGGTGTTCTTCAAGAACGTATCACATCGACTAGAACAGGTTCTATCACATCTGTACAGGCGGTATACGTACCTGCGGATGACTTGACTGACCCTTCACCGGCAACAACGTTTGCTCACTTGGATGCAACAGTGGTACTTAACCGTAACATCGCATCTATGGGTCTGTACCCAGCAATCGACCCGTTGGATTCAACTTCTCGTCAGTTGGACCCATTGGTTGTTGGTCAAGAGCACTACGACATTGCTCGTGGCGTTCAGCAGACACTGCAACGTTATAAAGAGCTAAAAGACATCATCGCGATTCTTGGTATGGATGAATTGTCAGAAGACGACAAGCAAGTGGTAGCACGTGCTCGTAAAATCGAACGTTTCTTGACTCAACCATATCACGTAGCAGAAGTATTCACTGGCGACCCTGGTATTTATGTACCACTTAAAGACACTCTAAGTGGCTTTAAAGGCCTGCTAAATGGTGATTACGATGATATCCCTGAGCAAGCCTTCATGTACTGCGGCACGATTGAAGATGCTGTAGCGAAAGCGAAGAAAATGTAA
- the atpG gene encoding F0F1 ATP synthase subunit gamma, translating to MAGAKEIRSKIGSVKSTQKITKAMEMVAASKMRRSQESMQASRPYAQTMRKVIGHVANANLEYRHPYLEEREAKRVGYIIVSTDRGLCGGLNINLFKNALLDMNEWKAKGAEIDLAIIGSKATAFFNHTGAKVSAQVSGLGDSPSLESLIGSVGVMLKKYDNGELDRLYVVFNEFVNTMVQQPKIDQLLPLPKSDSDEMQRDHSWDYLYEPEPKPLLDALLLRYVESQVYQGVVENLACEQAARMVAMKAATDNASNLIDELELVYNKARQAAITQELSEIVGGAAAV from the coding sequence ATGGCCGGCGCAAAAGAGATACGTAGTAAAATCGGTAGTGTTAAAAGCACTCAGAAAATTACTAAAGCGATGGAAATGGTAGCCGCTTCAAAAATGCGTCGCTCGCAAGAGTCGATGCAGGCTTCCCGCCCATATGCGCAAACGATGCGTAAAGTGATCGGTCATGTCGCTAACGCTAATCTAGAGTACCGTCATCCGTATCTAGAAGAGCGTGAAGCGAAGCGCGTTGGTTATATTATTGTTTCTACTGACCGTGGTTTATGTGGTGGTTTGAACATTAACCTGTTCAAAAATGCATTACTTGACATGAATGAGTGGAAAGCAAAAGGTGCTGAAATTGATTTGGCCATTATTGGTTCTAAAGCAACAGCATTCTTTAATCACACTGGAGCTAAAGTATCAGCTCAAGTTTCAGGTCTTGGTGATTCACCAAGCCTAGAGAGCCTAATTGGTTCTGTTGGTGTGATGCTGAAAAAATATGACAACGGTGAATTGGATCGCCTGTATGTCGTGTTCAATGAATTTGTGAACACGATGGTACAACAACCAAAGATCGATCAATTGCTGCCTCTGCCTAAATCAGACAGCGACGAAATGCAGCGTGATCATTCTTGGGATTACCTATATGAGCCAGAGCCAAAACCTCTGCTCGATGCGCTATTGCTGCGCTATGTAGAATCTCAAGTGTATCAGGGTGTGGTGGAAAACCTTGCTTGTGAACAAGCGGCCCGAATGGTTGCGATGAAAGCTGCAACAGATAATGCATCTAACCTGATTGATGAATTGGAACTGGTTTATAACAAGGCGCGTCAAGCGGCTATTACCCAGGAACTTTCAGAAATCGTTGGTGGTGCAGCTGCGGTTTAA